One Perca flavescens isolate YP-PL-M2 chromosome 9, PFLA_1.0, whole genome shotgun sequence genomic window carries:
- the LOC114561154 gene encoding nardilysin: MPQTNKSASSGGAQGQVSSPDQGEPPPPSPPPQQEVRAQVAAGDGGAAGGVAADDQGDAEIISSPSDPKKYRYIELSNGLRALLISDFSGADGQGDSEDGEDKADPQEGEDEEGEARAEEEGDSGEGSDEDEEEDEEEEQDSDFDELDEDSAGRTKRGNSEKQAAAALCISVGSFSDPDDLPGLAHFLEHMVFMGSEKYPAENGFDAFLKKHGGSDNASTDCERTIFQFDVQRKYFREALDRWAQFFICPLMIEDAIDREVEAVDSEYQLARPSDSHRKEMLFGSLAKPGHPMGKFCWGNAQTLKHEPREKQINTYQRLRDFWKRYYSAHYMTLAVQSKETLDTLEEWVREIFTKVPNNGEPRADFSHLLQPFDTPAFNKLYRVVPVRKVHALTISWAVPPQVKHYRVKPLHYISWLIGHEGTGSILSLLRKKCWALALFGGNSETGFDQNTTYSIFSISITLTNQGYQNFYQVVHLVFQYLKMLQTLGPQQRIYEEIQKIEANEFHYQEQTDPIEFVENICENMQLFPKEDFLTGDQLMFEFDPQVISAALSPLTPDRANLLLLSPENEGHCPLREKWFGTCYSEEDIPEEWSQRWTGDFELNSELHLPAENRFIATDFTLKESDCPDSEFPIRTVNNKRGCLWYKKDNKFKIPKAYIRFNLISPIIQKSPENLVLFDLFVNVLAHNLAEPAYEADVAQLEYKLVAGEHGLVVRLKGFNHKLPLLLKLIVDHLAEFRADPGVFNMFSEQLKKTYFNILIKPERLGKDVRLQILEHSRWSVIQKYRAVTKGLTVEDLTAFATGLKAELYVEGLVQGNFTSTESKEFLQYFIDKLQFQPLSAEVPVLFRVVELPHQHHLCKVKSLNKGDANSEVTVYYQSGLKNLREHALMELMVMHMEEPCFDFLRTKETLGYQVYPTCRNTSGVLGFSVTVETQATKFSTEFVEAKIEEFLASFGERLSALSEDAFRTQVTALVKLKECEDAHLGEEVDRNWFEVVTQQYVFKRLDKEIEALKLFSQQELVSWFLEHRNTNSRKLSVHVVGFGVEENDPPEPSAGCGPGSPDNPPSSSYGEVSELTFLPSASRDATLITDIRAFTSSLTLHPYHKILS, encoded by the exons ATGCCTCAGACCAACAAGTCAGCGAGCAGTGGCGGCGCACAGGGACAGGTATCGTCTCCAGACCAGGGCGAGCCGCCGCCGCCGTCACCGCCACCGCAACAGGAAGTGAGGGCCCAGGTGGCGGCTGGAGACGGTGGAGCAGCTGGAGGAGTTGCCGCGGACGACCAGGGAGACGCAGAGATCATCAGTTCACCCAGTGACCCGAAGAAATACAG ATACATCGAGCTGAGCAACGGCCTACGAGCGCTCCTCATCTCCGACTTCAGCGGGGCGGACGGGCAGGGAGACAGCGAAGACGGAGAGGACAAGGCAGACCCGCAGGAGGgggaggatgaggagggagaGGCGAGAGCCGAGGAGGAAGGGGACTCTGGCGAGGGCTcggatgaggatgaggaggaagacgaagaagaagagCAGGACAGCGACTTCGATGAGCTGGACGAGGATAGCGCTGGGAGGACGAAGAGAGGGAACTCTGAGAAGCAG gcgGCAGCTGCTCTGTGCATCAGTGTTGGGAGCTTCAGTGACCCTGACGACCTGCCCGGCCTCGCACACTTCCTGGAGCACA TGGTGTTTATGGGCAGTGAGAAATACCCGGCGGAGAACGGCTTCGACGCCTTCCTGAAGAAGCACGGCGGCAGCGACAACGCCTCCACCGACTGCGAGAGAACCATCTTCCAGTTCGACGTGCAGAGGAAGTATTTCAGAGAGGCGCTCGACAG GTGGGCTCAGTTCTTCATCTGTCCTCTGATGATAGAAGACGCCATCGACAGAGAGGTGGAGGCTGTGGACAGCG AGTACCAGTTGGCGAGGCCGTCTGACTCTCATCGTAAAGAGATGCTGTTTGGGAGTTTGGCTAAACCTGGACACCCTATGGGCAAATTCTGCTGGG GTAACGCTCAGACATTAAAGCACGAGCCCAGAGAGAAGCAGATCAACACCTACCAGAGGCTCCGAGACTTCTGGAAGAGATACTACTCGGCTCATTACATGACGCTGGCAGTTcagtccaaag AGACTCTGGACACTCTGGAGGAATGGGTGAGAGAGATCTTCACCAAAGTTCCCAACAA cGGAGAACCTCGAGCTGACTTCTCTCACCTCCTGCAGCCGTTTGACACACCAGCCTTCAACAAACTCTACAGAG TTGTCCCTGTGAGGAAGGTTCACGCTCTGACCATCAGCTGGGCCGTACCGCCGCAGGTGAAGCACTACCG gGTGAAGCCTCTTCACTACATCTCCTGGCTGATTGGACACGAAGGCACCGGCAGCATCTTGTCTCTGCTCAGGAAGAA gtgcTGGGCTCTGGCTCTGTTTGGAGGAAACAGTGAGACAGGTTTCGACCAGAACACCACCTACTCCATCTTCTCCATCTCCATCACCCTCACCAACCAGGGCTACCAGAACTTCTACCAG GTCGTCCATTTAGTGTTCCAGTACCTGAAGATGCTCCAGACTCTCGGCCCGCAGCAGAG GATCTATGAGGAAATTCAGAAGATCGAAGCCAACGAGTTCCACTATCAGGAGCAG ACGGATCCCATCGAGTTTGTGGAGAACATCTGTGAGAACATGCAGCTGTTCCCCAAAGAGGACTTCCTGACTGGAGACCAGCTCATGTTTGAGTTTGACCCGCAG gtgatCAGCGCTGCTCTGTCGCCACTGACTCCCGACAGAGCTAACCTTCTGCTGCTCTCACCGGAGAACGAAGGTCACTGTCCACTCAGAGAGAAGTGGTTCGGTACCTGCTACAGTGAGGAGG ACATCCCGGAGGAGTGGAGTCAGCGCTGGACGGGAGACTTTGAACTCAACTCTGAACTCCACCTTCCTGCTGAGAACAGATTCATCG CGACGGATTTCACCCTGAAAGAGTCGGACTGTCCGGACTCCGAGTTTCCCATCAGGACCGTGAACAACAAGCGCGGCTGTCTGTGGTACAAGAAGGACAACAAGTTTAAGATCCCCAAAG CTTATATTCGTTTCAACCTGATCTCCCCGATCATTCAGAAGAGTCCTGAGAA TCTGGTTCTGTTTGACCTCTTCGTCAACGTCTTGGCTCACAACCTGGCCGAGCCGGCCTACGAGGCCGATGTGGCTCAGCTGGAGTACAAGCTGGTGGCCGGAGAGCACGGACTGGTGGTCCGCCTGAAGGGCTTCAACCACAAACTACCG CTGCTGTTGAAGCTGATCGTGGATCATCTGGCGGAGTTCAGGGCCGACCCGGGCGTCTTCAACATGTTCTCTGAGCAGCTGAAGAAAACCTACTTCAACATCCTCATCAAGCCGGAGAGACTCGGCAA GGACGTCCGTCTGCAGATCCTGGAGCACAGTCGCTGGTCGGTGATTCAGAAGTACCGGGCCGTCACCAAGGGTCTGACCGTGGAAGACCTCACGGCGTTCGCCACGGGGCTGAAGGCGGAGCTGTACGTCGAGGGGCTGGTGCAGGGAAACTTCACCAGCACG GAGTCCAAAGAGTTTCTGCAGTATTTCATCGA taaGCTGCAGTTCCAGCCTCTGTCAGCAGAGGTCCCTGTGTTGTTCCGGGTGGTGGAGCTGCCTCACCAACACCATCTCTGTAAAGTCAAGTCTCTCAACAAAGGAGACGCCAACTCGGAGGTGACCGTCTACTACCAG TCGGGGCTGAAGAACCTCCGAGAACACGCTCTGATGGAGCTGATGGTG ATGCACATGGAGGAGCCGTGCTTCGACTTCCTCAGGACCAAGGAAACCCTCGG GTACCAGGTGTACCCCACCTGCAGGAACACCTCGGGGGTGCTGGGATTCTCCGTCACCGTCGAAACTCAGGCCACAAAGTTCAG CACGGAGTTTGTGGAGGCGAAGATCGAGGAGTTCCTGGCGAGCTTCGGCGAGCGCCTGTCGGCTCTGAGCGAGGACGCGTTCAGGACGCAGGTCACCGCGCTGGTCAAGCTGAAGGAGTGCGAGGATGCTCACCTGGGGGAGGAGGTGGACAGGAACTGGTTCGAGGTGGTCACGCAGCAGTACGTCTTCAAGAGGCTGGACAAGGAG ATCGAGGCCCTGAAGCTGTTCTCTCAGCAGGAGCTGGTCTCCTGGTTCCTGGAGCACAGAAACACCAACAGCAGGAAGCTCAGCGTGCAT GTTGTTGGTTTCGGCGTGGAGGAGAACGACCCCCCAGAGCCGAGCGCCGGCTGCGGACCGGGAAGCCCCGACAACCCTCCGTCCTCGTCCTACGGGGAGGTGAGCGAGCTGACCTTCCTGCCGTCGGCCTCGCGGGACGCCACGCTCATCACCGACATCAGAGCCTTCACCTCGTCCCTCACGCTCCACCCGTACCACAAAATCCTCAGCTAG